The proteins below are encoded in one region of Coffea arabica cultivar ET-39 chromosome 4c, Coffea Arabica ET-39 HiFi, whole genome shotgun sequence:
- the LOC113742376 gene encoding uncharacterized protein produces the protein MGYTASGLDQKLNKAGWGIAARNSSGELAGAWARPTEGCAEVQVEEALAIREAMVLAKQMGWRNAELESDCKHVVDKINAREEEVSIAIIQLDIWRMMKEFDQCCFSYTRRSNNYVSHYLPKFAITLIDVAEWKLSFSAWLLELVQADLPEQLL, from the coding sequence ATGGGATACACCGCAAGCGGGCTGGACCAAAAACTCAACAAGGCAGGGTGGGGTATAGCGGCCAGGAACAGCTCAGGGGAATTGGCAGGTGCATGGGCGAGACCAACTGAAGGTTGTGCTGAGGTACAGGTGGAGGAAGCTCTGGCAATACGAGAAGCTATGGTACTAGCTAAACAAATGGGTTGGAGGAACGCGGAACTGGAATCAGACTGTAAGCACGTGGTAGACAAAATCAATGCAAGGGAAGAGGAAGTCAGCATAGCCATTATTCAGTTGGATATTTGGAGGATGATGAAAGAATTTGACCAATGTTGTTTTTCCTATACTAGAAGGAGCAACAACTATGTAAGTCACTATTTACCAAAGTTTGCTATAACTCTGATTGATGTAGCTGAATGGAAGCTTAGCTTTTCAGCGTGGCTGCTTGAATTAGTTCAGGCAGATTTACCGGAGCAGTTGCTCTGA